The nucleotide sequence ACTATTCCTGCCTGGCCCACGACGTCACACAACTGAATCAGCAAAACATGGCTGTTCTGATTCCCTTTCAGGTGCTCAGACTCCACAATTTCCTGGATGCACAGAATCTGTCAGAAAATGAAAATTCAAATTTTTCTCCGGAAGCATTCTTCCGGTTGCAGGAAGAAATTCAGAATGATATAATCAGAAGCATAGAGATGAATTTCCAACTGGGGAATCTTACCCTGGATGATGCCTCTCAGCTTCTGGAACTGTCAAACCAGTTGCATGAACACATCTGTTCCGATTTCCACAGGATTACGAAAGGAGCTGTTAAACACATGAAACCTTTACTTCCCGGCGCACTGGAACTTCCCAATGATAAATACCGTTTCCGTATTGATGAGCTGGAAAAAGAAATTAGCAGATATGCGGATGAAAATGCAAGATATGCAGACGAAAATGCAAGATTAAAAAAGAGAATTTCCGAACTGGAACACCGGCAGCTTCCCATATAGCCAGAAAACTCCCACTTTATTGAACTATAGTCAGAACCTGTATTTCGGCACTATTCGGAAACATTTAACAAAACTCTTCCAAAAATGTCATATTTTACCTCTCCCGGTTGTTATTATGATTGGAGAGTATAAATTAGCATATCCCCCTCAGAGCGCTGTCCCCTGAAAAGCTCTGAGGGGGTTTTTGTGTATTCATGAGCTAAACAGAACAAAACGGACATAATTATCTTATAAGAAGACGCTTTCACGCGTTAGCGTGGCAATGTATTCCTATAAGACAAAAAACCGGGAGACCACTGGCCTCCCGGATAAACAATCTGGTTTATTTTGCTTTTACTTTCTTTGCTGCGGATGCTGCGGATACGAAATCACCCTTCAGTCCGTTGGTACCAACAGCTACTACCTTGTAGTAATATGTCTTACCTTTCTTAACCTTGGTATCAGTATATGTTGTCTTATTCTTCTTGGTCACTCCAATCTTTTCGTAACCTTTGTTCTTCTTGGTAGAACGATAGATTTCATACTGTTTTGCACCAGTTACTTTAGCAACCTTAAGGGTTACTTTACCCTTTTTAATGGTAACTTTGCTGATAACCGGAGTAGCTTTGTAACAGATGCTTGCAGGTTTATTGAATCCTTTGGAGATTCTTGTACCATTCTCACTGTATGCAGCTACATAGTAGTAATAGGTTACACCTGTCTGCAGACGTGCGCGGTCTGTTGCTTTCGTTCCCACAACACTGCCGGATACATTCTTGTAATCTTTGTAGAATACATTGTCATAAGTCTCATCAGCATTGCTCTCTTTGGAAATCAGTGTAAAGTTATCATCATCCGGTCTGTAATATGTCTTGTTATCTGCATTGTAGTCTGCAACCGGGCTGGTGGAACGGAATACTTTGTAATATGCAGCGCCGGAAACTTTCTTCCAGGTAACCTTAACTGCTGTAGTCTTGGTCTTTCCGTCTGCCAGTGTTTCCGTAACTTCTTTTGCAGTTACATTTTTAGCCGCCGCAAGTTCACCGTTTGCTTTGGTATAGGTGACTGTATAAGTTGACCATTTCTTATCGCCGTATGCGCGTACCTGAACGTCAATCTTTCCGCCTTTTGCAATGTTCTTAATGGTGTAGTAATTCTTCTTGGTGGATTTTACGGTCCAGGTTAATTTCTCTGCTCTGTTTTCCGCATCGTATTTCTTATAACGAATCTGATACTTGGAAGCAAAGGTATCTTTATCCCATGTTACTTTTACATTGTTCTTGCTCAGTGTCAGTTTTACATTCTGAGGTGCGGTTGCCTTCATGATTACACTGTCAGAAGCCCAAATCTGTCTGGTAGCTGCTCCGGAAGCATAAGTAGCAACGATTCTGTAGGTATAGGATGTTCCCTTTTTCAGCTTCTTATCGGTAAAGGATGTGGTCTTTGCATTGGTAATGGTCTTAATTTTCTCCCATTTTGCATTGGACAGTGCATAAGCGCCATCGCCATATCCATAACCGGAGTTATTTTTCTGTGTATAGTTAGTGCTTGTACCTGTCATATAGCTTCTGTAAATCTCATACTGAGTTACGCCTGAAACCTTGGTCCATTTCAGTTTTACAGAATTCTTGCTCTGTTTGTTTACATTTAATTCAATAAATTTGTCATTGCCTGTCTCTGCTGAGAAGTATACATAATCGCTGTATGCGGTCTTTTTGGTATCCGGATTATAATAATATCCTCTTACCTGATAATCGTAAATGGTGTTTTCTTTCAGCTCTTTGTCTGCATACTGTGCAGAGTTAATGGTTGCAATCTTTTTGAATTTACCTTTGCTGTTCTTACGGTAAATCTGGTATCCTGTTACGTTTTCCGTCTTGTTGAAATACATGGTAACAGTAGTTTTGCCGGATTTTGTAGAAGGCTGTGTAATATTGATTGCAGGTGTTGCGGAAACTGTTTTGGAAGTTACAATGTCATTGTAGAAACCAAAACTTACATTATTTACTGCGCCCGGAACCTTTGCCACATTGGCAATATATTTGCCTGCTGCGGAACGGTCAGTACCATGATTAATACTGTCAACAGTTGCCACTACGAAGTAATATTTCTTGCCGACTTCCAGTTTTAACTGTGTGCTGGAAACCCGGTCAATACCTGTTCCTCTGTAAGTATCTACCTTTTTATTGATAATTGCAAGTTTATCCTGAAGTCCGAATACATCTGTCAGGCTGTATGTATTTCCTGCCGCATCTTTACCGGTTGCATTCAGATACTTATAGGTATATTCCGGTGTATCGAACATCTTCTTATCCTGAGAAGCAAAAATTACTACTGTTGCATCTTTGTCGATTTCATCCCATGTCAAATCGAATGAACCATCCATCTTCTGCTCAATCTGCAGGTTTTTGATTTCAGGAGTATTCTGTCTCTTGTCAAGACCTACTGCAACAACATTGGAATATGTACCATACAGTCTTGAATCATCTGTTTCCACATATGCACATACTCTGTAATATGTATATTCATCATCTGTTGCGCTGTTGGCAACATTGGTAACATCATAATGTGTAGTATTCGCACCTACTCTGGTGGAATTAGCACCATCAAATAACTCTCCATAAGCAGCCGGGTCAACCAGAGTATTGGAACTTACATATTCAATTTTATATCCATGTGCCTCTTTTGCTGCATTCCAGGAAAGTTCTCCCTTGCCAACACTCTTCTGAGTGAACTGCAGATTTGCCACTGCCGGTACGGAAGGCATGGACCATGCATAGGTAAAGGGCTCTGACCATGCACCTGTCTTAACGATTTCGTAAGTTGTTCCTGCATCTTTCTCATACGGCTGCTGTTCATAGTCTACGTCAGCCACATAATTTTCAGTCTCTGTGTAGTATACAGCTCTTACTTCAAACTTATTCTTCTCTGCTGCAGTATAGCCAATTGGAGTTGTATATGTGGTACCTCCGTAGATTGTCTGCAGACTACCGTTGTTGGATGCAACGTTGCCGGAAACAACATCCACATCATTCATCTTAATCTGATACCCAACATGTAACAGTTTGCCATTGCTGTCCACTTCTGTCTTATTGGTAACCGGATTCCATGAAATCTGCTGATATTTCTTATCCAGCGCAATCTCATTGTTCTTATATGCATATACGCTCTTTACAACATATTTTCCTGTTTCCGGATTAGTTGCAGTTCTGACATCGGTAATAGTTCTATACAGCTTTCCGTCAGTTCCTGCATAGCAGTCATATCCGGTCCGGGCAGCATCCAGCTTTCTGCCAAAAGCTGCGTCTACCGCTGTCCGCATATCGCCTGCATAATAATAGTCGTCTTCAAACTCTCCCGGTACGGTTCCCAGGACATTAACTTCATTATCATCACTTACATAACTTGCCAGATGTGTATATCCGGTAGTATTACCCTGCGCATCCTTCTGCACCTGGTCTGTTGAGTTCACATAAGCATAATATTTCCCGTTTACCACATAAAGTCCCGTGGTGGGATCCGGCTGTAATCCATCCACTACAACAGTTGCGGGTCCGGATAAACGGATCACTGACGGATTTACCATTGAAGCACTGGTATAATAACTTTCCCCGTTCTTGTACAGTGCGTCTCCAAATTTCATGGTTTCCAGTGTCTCTTTGGTTCCTGCCACATACACACTGTCACTGACTTTGTTCACATAACTATAAGGCGTCTCATAAGCAGTGCCGGGTGCCAGAACATCCCAGTCCGCTTCTCCCCGGAGTCCAATAACTTTGGACACACCATTCACTGCAGCTTTATCGTCAGTTTCCACTGTCAGATTTTCCGCAGCAAAAGTAGGAAGCACACTTGTCATGACCATGCTGGCCGCCAGTACAACGGCTGCAACACGTGCTGTCATTCCACTTTTTCTCATAAAAAAACTCCTTTCGTGAAATAAATAATAGTTTTTTTATCACCTGTGAGCGTTCCTGTAAAGAAGGTGCCATCTTTGAATCCCAAGGGGACGCAGGGATTCATAAAACTTTCATGCTTACTTCACATTTTCTTCACAAATGACCTTCTCTTATTTTAGTCCCCTTTATATAAAAAGTCAATTGTTGTTTCCATGTTTTTGACTTTTTGTGTAATTTGTACACTTTCTACTCCCCCGTTATTTTCAAACGTCTGGTAAGTTTTTCCTGTTATTTTCAGACTATTTCAGTTTTATTTTCCGGCAGATGGAATTTTCTATAAAAAGGGCATGAGGGAATGCAGAGATTTCGTACCCTGTTCTTCCATCAGGCGGGAGGCAATCTGTTTCAGTGTTTCATCATTCAGAAACGGATAGAGACTCACGCAGTTATCAATGTTCCCCTTTTCCATTGCCCCCAGCACAATCTCTCCCAGAGTTTCTTCCGAAAGAAACGGTGCAAGGGGCGTCAGGCTTTTGGGCTCCGCCTCTGTGTTCCGGGCAATTTTATCCAGAGTTTCTTCCGAGAGAAAAGGCGCAAGGACTGCCAGTTCTTTCATGCTTCCTTCTGATTCCAGCGCGATTTTATCCAGGGCTTTCTCTGAAAGAAAGGGCGCAAGGGCCGCCAGACTGTGCATATCACTCTGAATCCCGTATTTTTCCACCAGTTCTTCCAGATAATCTTCCTCCAGATAAGGCGCAAGAGCTGTCAGTTCTTTTATGGAAATTTTCTTTTTTTCTTCTCCGGAACCGTCTTCTCCCTGTTCCTCTTTGGATTCCACCACATGTTCCACCAGTTTTTTCGTCTGTTCCGGTTTCATCAGAGGCGCCACCTCTGCTATGGTTTCCATTTCTGTTTCCTGTTCTTCCAGAAATGTCTGTTCCGTCCCGGCAATCACATGTTCCACCAGCTCCGTTT is from Lachnospiraceae bacterium JLR.KK002 and encodes:
- a CDS encoding helix-turn-helix transcriptional regulator codes for the protein MFDTRIVGKKIAALRKEKNKTQMELADEMGVSYQAVSNWERGNSMPDISKLPQLSLILGTSVDEILGKSKETELVEHVIAGTEQTFLEEQETEMETIAEVAPLMKPEQTKKLVEHVVESKEEQGEDGSGEEKKKISIKELTALAPYLEEDYLEELVEKYGIQSDMHSLAALAPFLSEKALDKIALESEGSMKELAVLAPFLSEETLDKIARNTEAEPKSLTPLAPFLSEETLGEIVLGAMEKGNIDNCVSLYPFLNDETLKQIASRLMEEQGTKSLHSLMPFL